One Pigmentibacter ruber genomic window, AAACATAAGCATATTCTTTATCAATTAATGTTTGAATAAGTGATATAATTTGCGGAATGGATTCTGTTACTTTAGGCTCGTACTGTGGTCTAAGTAAATTGAATAATTCTAACATTTCATCTTGTTCAGCAACGTAACGAGAAACAATATCACCGCAAGAAACGCCTTCAGAATTAGCTTTGTTGATAATTTTATCATCAACATCTGTAATATTTCTTGCCCATTCTATCTCATAACCCTGATCTACAAGAGTTCTATAGAGTAAATCATAAGAAAAAAAAGTGCGACTATGACCTATATGTGTATTTCCATAGGGGGTCACGCCACAACAATACATTTTAACCTTACTTGCGCTCAAAGGATTAAAAAGTTCTTTTTTGCCTGTAAGAGTATTAAAAAAATGTATTTTCATATGAATTACCCAAATATTTTGTCAAAAAATCCGTTATTGTTTTTTACGTTTTGCCCAACTTTTTGAGCAAATGCACGCAAGTGCTCTTCCGCCTCTTTATTTACTTTCGTAGGAATCTCAACACTAACTTCTATTATAAGATCCCCTTTACCTCTACCATATTTTTCTAATTTAGGAATACCTGCTCCCTGAACTATGAGCCTTTGCCCCGGTTGTATTCCAGGAGGGATTTCAATTTTGCGCGGTTCTTCTTCAAAACAGTCAATACTTACGTCTGTACCTAAAATAGCTTGTGCTACACCTATTTTTAACGAATACACGAGATCAAACTCTTCGCGTTTAAAAAACGGATTGGATTCAACTTCGATAAAAACATATAGATCTCCAGCAGGTCCTCCATTCGCACCACCTTCTCCTTCTCCAGACACACGAAGGCGCATGCCCGTGTCAATTCCGGCAGGTATTTTCACATTAATATTTGAAGATTTAGTTTGAAATCCTGAACCTTTGCAATCACTACATGGAGTTGAAATACTTTTTCCACTCCCATTACAATCTGGGCATGTCGAAGCGTAGGTAAAAAAACCTTGTTGTACCGCAACCTGTCCTTGTCCACGGCAGGTAGAGCAAGTTACAGGTTTTGTTCCCTTTGCTGCTCCAGACCCTTCACAAGACGAACATGCAGATTTGCGAGGAATTTGAATTTTCTTTTCTGTTCCCAGCACAGATTCCTTAAACGTTATTTTTAAATCATAACGCAGATCACTTCCTTTCCGTGCTCTATTACCGCCACCTCTTTTCCGTCCGCCGCCCATACCAAAAAGATCTTCAAATATTGAACCAAAATGTTCAAAAACGTCATCAACATTGCCAAAACCACCGCTGCCAAAGCCAGCCCCATTTACTCCCGCATGTCCAAATTGATCAAATCGTTGGCGTTTTGCTGGATCACTGAGAACTTCATATGCTTCAGCTGCTTCTTTAAATTTTTCTTCTGCTACCTTGTCTCCAGGATTACGATCAGGATGATACTGAACAGCAAGTTTACGGTAAGCTTTTTTTATTTCATCCGCAGAAGCATTCTTTGATACCTGTAAAATGTCATAATAGTTACGTTTTGTACTCATCTAATAATACTCCAGGAAACTGTCGGGGGTTTTTGTGTGCATTACGACAGAAAAAAATAGTTGCGGTCAGAACTTAACCCCGATTCTGTAAGAGTCAACAAGGTCTAATCTATTTTTATAATATTTATAATTCAATATGAAAGTCTACAACTCTTGAAATATAAGAACAAAAAAGATTTAAAAACCGCATTAGTGAATTGAACACTAACATTAGTAGTTAAAAATTTCTATAATTTTTTTTAAACTTTAGAGGATAGTTAGCCTATTGCAAGACCTACTAAATTTGTTTTTAATTCACTTAAAGATTTAGGGTAGGTTAGAATAGATTTCAAACGACTTGTATCTTTTGCATTTGGGACAAAGATACGCGTTGCTGAAGCATTTGTTAAAATTGCTCTAGCAAGTTTATTGTGCAGATCATGCCCAGCTTTATTAGCTATAACATGTCCCAACACTGGCATTCCTATCAAATGCAAATCACCAATGCAGTCCAGTGCTTTGTGCATAACAAACTCTTGCGCACTACGCAGCCCTTTTGCATTCATCACACCAGTTGTTCTTGACACGACAATAGCATTATCGAGAGATCCTCCTTTTGCTAACCCTTTTGAATGTAGAAAATCAATTTCTTCTTTCAATCCAAAAGTGCGTGCAAAGGAAAAAAGTTCACAGAATGATTTTGCTGTGTAATCAAGAGAGATAGATTGTCTACCAATGGCCTCTACATTACCAAAATCAATTGCATACGAGATGACAGGTTTTTTTGAAGGCTCAATTCGCACAAAGCGGGTTGGATTTTTTTCATCCACCACTTCTATTGTATTTTCAACAATTATAACTTTTTTAGGTTCAGATAGTTCTTGAACACCAGCTTCATCTAACAGGACTAAGAAAGGAGCTGAAGATCCGTCTAAAATTGGCATTTCACTATTATTAATTTCAATAATTGCATTATCTATACCAAAACCATAAAGTGCGGCCATTAAATGTTCTATAGTTGATACATAAACTTGTTGAGTTCCAATTCTAGTCGCTAAACTCGTATCAAATACGGAAAAGGGGTCTGCTTTAATATAAGGTTTTCCTGGAAGATCAACACGTTGGAAAAGAACTCCAGTATTTGCGGCAGCAGGTCTTATTTCTACAGATATCAAGTTTCCTGAATGAACTCCAATACCAGAGAATGATACGCTACGTTTGAGAGTTCTTTGAAAGTTCGTCATTCCTTCTCCACGAAAACAGCAAATATATGAAATATGAGTGATATATGATAAACAACTATCTACCACATAAAATGAGCACTAACAATTAGCACTATAACAAATTGCTAGCAAGCCTCTTCATACAGTTAAAACGGTCATCTAGCACACCCTCCTGCTCATCGGAAAGTATACTTAATTTTACAGGAGAATTTTACGGGAATAAAAAATTTCCTTTAAAACTTTTTGACGACTACAATCATTCAGCTTGTCCAGGATCTGTTCAACATTGCGTAAAAAACCTAAGCCTGTAAAAAGGCAATTGACGCAAAAGTATCCTGCCTATAAGCCTAGGAAGGGAGCATTTTTTATTCCCATAAATCATTTGTTTTTGTAAGTAAGGAGAATTGCTTATGTCCGGAGTTAATAAGGTTATTCTTGTTGGAAGGTTGGGACAAGAACCAGATATGCGCAGCACAACCAGTGGGCAACAAGTATGTACTTTAAGTATTGCCACAAGTGAAACTTGGACGAAAGATGGAAATAAAGAAGAAAGAACAGAGTGGCACAGAGTTGTATTATGGGGGCGTCAAGCCGAACTAGCTCATAAGTACTTAAAAAAGGGTAGACTAGTTTACATAGAGGGAAAACTTCAAACTCGTTCTTGGCAAGATCAACAAGGCCAAAAAAGATACACAACAGAAATTGTTGCAAATAATATGCAATTTTTAGAGAGCATGAATTCCAATCAAGGGCGTGATATGAACGATATCCCACCCGTCAATGATATAAATGATTACTATTCTGGCCCAAGTAATTATGAAGCAACTCCCTCATCAAGAAATAGTTCTTCATCTTCTTTCAGTAGTAACTCTAGACCAATGGATGACGACATCCCTTTTTAAAAAGCATTAAGGAATGTTTAAATTCTATTTTTTCTGCCCAAAATGCCAAATCAAGTTGTAAGGAAATGCTCCTACCGAAGAATAAAACGGAAAATAATTTCCGTTTTGCGTAAATATACTTATTTGCTTTTCACCTTGGTATTCAGGATAAGGATTAACATAATTCCCATACATAACAGTTCCATTATTTGGGCTATTTGCATATACTTCCGCCCCAACACTAAATGCATTTGGTAAAACATTAGTTGAAGGATAAACATGATCTGGATAATAACCCATAGATAAAGTTGTCATCTGAGCAGAAGAACTTCCACTAACCAGTGTTAAATAATATCCTGATTGTGCGTTGTTTTTATCAATATGATTTACTTGAAATATAAAATCAGTATTCTTATTTTTGATTGGCACCCCAAATGCAGGAGTACCAGGCATTTGGACAAAATTAGAACAATACATATTGTAACAAGATTTAGAACCATAATTATCAACACTAGCAAAAATAAAAATACTTGTTGAAGGAGAGGGTGTAAAATATGCACTTGCGATTAAACCAAATTCAACCGAATAAGTTCCTACTGAATCTCTATTAATTAGCCAAAATTGCGCTATTGAGTGATCAGCATAACTTGATGAAGTAACAGACTGTAACTGTGGTCCTTGAAAAAAAGCTTCTGCTTTCTCAGTTTTAATTTGAATAAGTTGATTATTTGCATTTATACCTTGTTCCCAAGTATAGCCAGAACCAGAACTATTAAACAAAATATCTCGGTCAGAATTCATAGAAAAAAAATCTTTTTTGTTAGTGTATTTAGAGGTTAATAACATTTTAGTTGGACGAATGATTGCAACACTACCATAAGGGCATTCGAGAGATGAATTAACTTCAAAAATATTTCCTATTCTTACTAGTTCAGCAAAATTTTGAGAAAAATTCATTTTCACATCATCTATTAAGCTTTCCGCTAATTTAGGAAAAT contains:
- the dnaJ gene encoding molecular chaperone DnaJ, with amino-acid sequence MSTKRNYYDILQVSKNASADEIKKAYRKLAVQYHPDRNPGDKVAEEKFKEAAEAYEVLSDPAKRQRFDQFGHAGVNGAGFGSGGFGNVDDVFEHFGSIFEDLFGMGGGRKRGGGNRARKGSDLRYDLKITFKESVLGTEKKIQIPRKSACSSCEGSGAAKGTKPVTCSTCRGQGQVAVQQGFFTYASTCPDCNGSGKSISTPCSDCKGSGFQTKSSNINVKIPAGIDTGMRLRVSGEGEGGANGGPAGDLYVFIEVESNPFFKREEFDLVYSLKIGVAQAILGTDVSIDCFEEEPRKIEIPPGIQPGQRLIVQGAGIPKLEKYGRGKGDLIIEVSVEIPTKVNKEAEEHLRAFAQKVGQNVKNNNGFFDKIFG
- the lpxC gene encoding UDP-3-O-acyl-N-acetylglucosamine deacetylase — protein: MTNFQRTLKRSVSFSGIGVHSGNLISVEIRPAAANTGVLFQRVDLPGKPYIKADPFSVFDTSLATRIGTQQVYVSTIEHLMAALYGFGIDNAIIEINNSEMPILDGSSAPFLVLLDEAGVQELSEPKKVIIVENTIEVVDEKNPTRFVRIEPSKKPVISYAIDFGNVEAIGRQSISLDYTAKSFCELFSFARTFGLKEEIDFLHSKGLAKGGSLDNAIVVSRTTGVMNAKGLRSAQEFVMHKALDCIGDLHLIGMPVLGHVIANKAGHDLHNKLARAILTNASATRIFVPNAKDTSRLKSILTYPKSLSELKTNLVGLAIG
- a CDS encoding single-stranded DNA-binding protein gives rise to the protein MSGVNKVILVGRLGQEPDMRSTTSGQQVCTLSIATSETWTKDGNKEERTEWHRVVLWGRQAELAHKYLKKGRLVYIEGKLQTRSWQDQQGQKRYTTEIVANNMQFLESMNSNQGRDMNDIPPVNDINDYYSGPSNYEATPSSRNSSSSSFSSNSRPMDDDIPF
- a CDS encoding neprosin family prolyl endopeptidase codes for the protein MYNVRIIIVFFFSCFSFSSYADFFSAINDEPTIYSSNSLQEFVSTISQYEADTPEKSIFIQKTIDYYKKVHILNSIQKNGYIVDCIPFAEQPALIDFPKLAESLIDDVKMNFSQNFAELVRIGNIFEVNSSLECPYGSVAIIRPTKMLLTSKYTNKKDFFSMNSDRDILFNSSGSGYTWEQGINANNQLIQIKTEKAEAFFQGPQLQSVTSSSYADHSIAQFWLINRDSVGTYSVEFGLIASAYFTPSPSTSIFIFASVDNYGSKSCYNMYCSNFVQMPGTPAFGVPIKNKNTDFIFQVNHIDKNNAQSGYYLTLVSGSSSAQMTTLSMGYYPDHVYPSTNVLPNAFSVGAEVYANSPNNGTVMYGNYVNPYPEYQGEKQISIFTQNGNYFPFYSSVGAFPYNLIWHFGQKK